One Malania oleifera isolate guangnan ecotype guangnan chromosome 10, ASM2987363v1, whole genome shotgun sequence genomic region harbors:
- the LOC131165483 gene encoding FACT complex subunit SPT16-like, whose translation MPERRNGSAQPGNGKAAGAGTAYAIDLDNFSKRMKALYSHWNENKSNLWASSDVLAVATPPASDDLRYLKSSALNIWLLGYEFPETIMVFMKKQIHFLCSQKKVSLLEVVKRSAREAVDVEVIMHVKAKTEDGTAAMDAIFHSILAQAKLDGLDTPVVGHVAREAPEGNLLETWAEKLKGSNFQILDVTNALSDLFSVKDTGELTKVKKAAFLTASVMKNFVVPRLEKVIDEEKKVTHSSLMDDTEKVILEPTKVKVKLKAENIDICYPPIFQSGGNFDLRPTASSNDEYLYYDSASVIICAIGSRYNSYCSNLARTFLIDANTVQSKAYEVLLKAHEAAISALKPGKIVSTVYQAAVSVVERDAPELVASLTKSAGTGIGLEFRESGLNLNAKNDRVLKAGMVFNVSMGFQNLQAQANNPKSQKFSLLLADTVIIGEKPEIATSMSSKAVKDVAYSFNDDDEEEEQPKVKAEVNSTGAYLSKATLRSDNHEISKEEVRRQHQAELARQKNEETARRLAGAGSGAGDNRAALKTSSDLIAYKNVNDLPPPRGLMIQIDQKNEAILLPIHGSMVPFHVASVRTVSSQQDTNRNCYIRIIFNVPGTPFNPHDSNSLKYQGSIYLKEISFRSKDPRHISEVVQQIKSLRRNVMARESERAERATLVTQEKLQLAGTKFKPLKLFDLWIRPVFGGRGRKLPGALEAHLNGFRYSTNRQEERVDIMYGNIKHAFFQPAEKEMITLLHFHLHNHIMVGNKKTKDVQFYIEVMDVVQTLGGGKRSAYDPDEIEEEQRERNRKNKINLDFQSFVNRVNDLWGQSQSQGLDLEFDQPLRELGFHGVPHKASAFIVPTSSCLVELIETPFLVITLSEIEIVNLERVGLGQKNFDMTVVFKDFKRDVFRIDSIPCSSLDGIKEWLDTTDIKYYESRLNLNWRQILKTITDDPQSFIDDGGWEFLNMDATDSDSDKTEESDQGYEPSDVQSESESDDEDSDSESLVESEDEEEGGSEEDSEEEKGKTWEELEREASNADREKRDDSESEDERKRRKKIFGKTRAGSTGAIPKRAKFR comes from the coding sequence ATGCCAGAACGTCGGAATGGAAGTGCCCAGCCTGGAAATGGGAAAGCTGCTGGGGCAGGAACTGCATATGCTATTGATCTGGATAATTTCAGCAAGCGAATGAAAGCTTTATATTCACATTGGAATGAGAACAAATCCAATCTGTGGGCCTCTTCTGATGTCCTTGCAGTAGCAACACCTCCGGCTTCTGACGATCTGAGATACCTGAAATCTTCGGCCTTGAACATTTGGTTGCTTGGATATGAGTTCCCAGAGACAATCATGGTTTTTATGAAGAAGCAGATTCACTTTTTATGTAGCCAGAAGAAGGTGTCTTTGCTTGAAGTTGTTAAAAGATCTGCTCGGGAGGCTGTGGATGTGGAGGTTATCATGCACGTTAAGGCTAAGACTGAGGATGGAACTGCCGCAATGGATGCTATATTTCATTCCATTCTTGCTCAAGCAAAGTTGGATGGCCTTGATACTCCTGTTGTTGGACACGTAGCAAGAGAGGCTCCTGAAGGGAATCTTTTGGAGACATGGGCTGAGAAGCTGAAGGGTTCAAATTTCCAGATTTTGGATGTGACGAATGCGTTGTCTGATCTGTTCTCTGTCAAGGATACTGGTGAGCTTACAAAAGTGAAGAAGGCTGCATTCTTGACTGCTTCTGTGATGAAGAATTTTGTGGTTCCTAGGCTTGAGAAAGTTATTGATGAGGAAAAGAAAGTCACTCACTCGTCTTTAATGGATGATACAGAGAAGGTCATATTAGAGCCCACCAAAGTCAAGGTGAAACTAAAGGCAGAAAACATTGATATCTGCTATCCTCCGATCTTCCAAAGTGGAGGGAATTTTGATCTTAGGCCTACTGCTTCAAGCAATGATGAATATCTTTACTACGATTCTGCTAGTGTGATAATCTGTGCAATTGGTTCCAGATATAACAGCTACTGCTCCAATCTTGCCAGGACATTTTTGATAGATGCTAATACTGTGCAGAGCAAGGCTTATGAGGTTCTACTCAAGGCACATGAAGCAGCAATTAGTGCGTTGAAACCTGGGAAAATTGTTAGTACTGTGTATCAAGCTGCTGTTTCTGTTGTTGAGAGGGATGCTCCTGAATTAGTGGCCAGCCTGACAAAATCTGCTGGGACTGGTATTGGTCTTGAATTCCGTGAGTCAGGATTGAATCTTAATGCCAAGAATGATCGGGTGTTGAAAGCAGGCATGGTCTTTAATGTCTCAATGGGTTTTCAGAACTTGCAGGCCCAGGCCAACAATCCAAAAAGCCAGAAATTTTCTCTGTTGCTAGCAGATACTGTCATTATTGGTGAAAAGCCTGAAATCGCGACTTCAATGAGTTCCAAAGCTGTGAAGGATGTAGCTTACTCAtttaatgatgatgatgaagaagaagaacagcCAAAAGTAAAAGCTGAAGTTAATAGCACAGGTGCCTATCTATCTAAGGCAACTCTGAGGTCAGACAACCACGAGATATCGAAGGAGGAGGTCCGGAGGCAGCACCAGGCAGAACTTGCTCGCcagaagaatgaagaaactgCTCGCCGACTAGCTGGTGCAGGGTCTGGAGCAGGAGACAATCGTGCTGCTCTTAAGACTTCTAGCGATCTGATTGCTTATAAGAATGTCAATGATCTACCCCCTCCAAGAGGTCTTATGATTCAAATTGACCAGAAGAATGAGGCTATCCTACTGCCAATTCATGGAAGCATGGTACCTTTCCATGTTGCTAGTGTCAGGACTGTTTCCAGTCAGCAGGACACGAATCGAAATTGCTACATTCGCATAATCTTCAATGTTCCTGGGACCCCCTTTAACCCTCATGACTCTAACTCTTTGAAGTATCAAGGGTCTATTTATCTAAAGGAAATCTCTTTCCGCTCCAAGGACCCAAGGCACATAAGTGAAGTAGTACAACAAATTAAAAGTCTTCGTCGAAATGTAATGGCACGAGAgtcagagagagctgagagggcAACTTTGGTTACTCAAGAGAAACTTCAACTTGCAGGGACCAAATTCAAGCCCTTAAAGTTGTTTGACCTTTGGATCCGTCCTGTTTTTGGTGGCCGTGGACGAAAGCTGCCTGGTGCGCTAGAGGCTCACTTAAATGGATTTCGGTATTCTACTAATAGGCAAGAGGAGCGTGTGGATATTATGTATGGGAACATCAAGCATGCATTTTTCCAGCCTGCAGAGAAAGAGATGATAACTCTCCTTCACTTTCATCTGCACAATCACATCATGGTGGGAAATAAAAAAACTAAGGATGTTCAGTTTTATATTGAGGTTATGGACGTGGTCCAGACTTTGGGGGGTGGAAAGAGATCTGCCTATGATCCAGATGAGATTGAAGAAGAGCAACGAGAGAGGAATAGGAAGAACAAAATCAACCTTGATTTTCAGAGCTTTGTGAACCGGGTGAACGACCTCTGGGGGCAGTCCCAATCCCAAGGGCTTGATCTTGAGTTTGATCAGCCATTGAGAGAGCTTGGTTTTCATGGGGTACCCCATAAAGCTTCTGCTTTCATAGTCCCAACTTCAAGCTGCCTGGTTGAGCTGATAGAGACTCCTTTCCTTGTGATTACTTTAAGTGAGATTGAGATTGTAAATCTTGAGAGAGTTGGTCTTGGACAGAAGAATTTTGACATGACTGTAGTATTCAAGGATTTCAAGCGGGATGTATTTCGGATTGACTCCATTCCATGCTCTTCACTTGATGGTATCAAGGAATGGCTTGACACCACTGACATTAAGTATTATGAGAGCAGGCTGAATCTCAATTGGCGGCAGATTCTGAAGACGATTACAGATGACCCGCAGAGTTTCATAGATGATGGAGGATGGGAATTTTTGAATATGGATGCTACTGATTCTGATTCTGACAAGACAGAGGAATCAGATCAAGGTTATGAGCCATCAGATGTGCAGTCTGAGTCGGAGTCCGATGATGAAGATTCAGACAGTGAATCACTGGTTGAGTCTGAGGATGAGGAGGAGGGGGGTTCAGAGGAAGACTCGGAGGAAGAGAAAGGAAAGACATGGGAGGAGTTGGAGAGGGAAGCAAGCAATGCAGACAGGGAAAAGAGGGATGACTCAGAAAGTGAGGAcgagaggaagagaaggaagaagatttttgggaaaactcgaGCTGGTTCTACTGGTGCCATCCCCAAGCGGGCTAAGTTTAGGTAG